One segment of Macaca fascicularis isolate 582-1 chromosome 4, T2T-MFA8v1.1 DNA contains the following:
- the CCHCR1 gene encoding coiled-coil alpha-helical rod protein 1 isoform X9 — protein MWPHSAGARPWASTLIGKDPRVMAWWCLDGIPPGLAEPWRELWRWRSRPLHCVPPFSPLARGSRDHRNLRRRVKALPRILKGNIDGWRQNLEPSNNVEMFPPSGSTGLIPPSHFQARPLSTLPRMAPTWLSDIPLVQPPGHQDVSERRLDTQRPQVTMWKQDVSSDRQEPGRRGRSWELEGSQALSQQAEVIARQLQELRRLEEEVRLLRETSLQQKMRLEAQAMELEALAQAEKAGRAEAEGLRAALAGAEVVRKNLEEGSQRELEEVQRLHQEQLSSLTQAHQEALSSLTSKAEGLEQSLSSLETRRAGEAKELAEAQREAELLRKQLSKTQEDLEAQVTLVENLRKYVGEQVPPEVHSQTWELERQKFLENMQHLQEDRDGLHATAELLQVRVQSLTHILALQEEELTRKVQPSDSLEPEFTRKCQSLLNRWREKVFALMVQLKAQELEHSDSVKQLKGQLLALEAPAQLHLLPQVTSLQEQVTAQSQEQAILQRSLEDKAAEVEVERMGSRGLQLELSRAQEARRRWQQQTTSAEEQLRLVVNAVSSCPLPPPVTDVSLELQQLREERNRLDAELQLSARLIQQEVGRAREQGEAERQQLSKVAQQLEQELQQTQESLASLGLQLEVARQGQQESTEEAASLRQELTQQQDLYRQALQEKVAEVETRLREQLSDTERRLNEARREHAKAVVSLRQIQRRAAQEKERSQELRRLQEEARKEEGQRLARRLQELERDKNLMLQRLLAVLPSLLDKKKSVVSSPRPPECSASVPVAAAVPTRESIKGSLSVLLDDLQGLSEAISKEEAVCQGDNLDRCSSSNPQMSS, from the exons ATGTGGCCACATTCAGCTGGGGCCAGGCCTTGGGCCAGCACTTTAATAGGGAAGGACCCAAGAGTCATGGCCTGGTGGTGTCTGGATGGGATTCCCCCAGGCCTTGCTGAGCCATGGAGAGAACTCTGGAGATGGCGCTCAAGACCCCTGCACTGTGTACCTCCTTTCTCACCTCTGGCCAGGGGCAGCAGGGACCATAGAAACTTAAGGAGGAGGGTAAAGGCACTGCCCAGAATCCTGAAA GGGAACATAGATGGCTGGAGACAGAATCTAGAGCCTTCAAATAATGTGGAGATGTTTCCACCTTCAG GTTCCACTGGGCTGATTCCTCCCTCCCATTTTCAAGCTCGGCCCCTTTCAACTCTGCCGAGAATGGCTCCCACCTGGCTCTCAGACATTCCCCTGGTCCAACCCCCAGGCCATCAAGATGTCTCAGAGAGGCGACTAGACACCCAGAGACCTCAAGTGACCATGTGGAAACAGGATGTTTCCAGTGACAGGCAGGAGCCAGGGCGGAGAGGCAG GTCCTGGGAGCTGGAGGGGTCACAGGCCCTGAGCCAGCAGGCTGAGGTGATCGCTCGGCAGTTGCAAGAACTGCGGCGGCTGGAGGAGGAGGTCCGGCTCCTGCGGGAGACCTCACTGCAGCAGAAGATGAGGCTAGAGGCCCAGGCCATGGAGCTGGAGGCCCTGGCACAGGCAGAGAAGGCCGGCCGAGCTGAGGCCGAGGGCCTGCGTGCTGCTTTGGCTGGGGCTGAGGTCGTCCGGAAGAACTTGGAAGAGGGGAGCCAGCGCGAGCTGGAAGAGGTTCAGAGGCTGCACCAAGAGCAG CTGTCCTCTTTGACACAGGCTCACCAGGAGGCTCTTTCCAGTTTGACCAGCAAGGCCGAGGGCTTGGAGCAGTCTTTGAGTAGTCTGGAAACCAGGAGAGCAGGGGAAGCCAAGGAGCTGGCCGAGGCTCAGAGGGAGGCCGAGCTGCTTCGGAAGCAGCTGAG CAAGACCCAGGAAGACTTGGAGGCTCAGGTGACCCTGGTTGAGAATCTAAGAAAATATGTTGGGGAACAAGTCCCTCCTGAGGTCCACAGCCAGACATGGGAACTGGAGCGACAGAAGTTTCTGGAAAACATGCAG CACTTGCAGGAGGACCGGGATGGCCTGCACGCCACCGCGGAGCTGCTACAGGTGCGGGTGCAGAGCCTCACGCACATCCTCGCCCTGCAGGAGGAGGAGCTGACCAGGAAG GTTCAACCTTCAGATTCGCTGGAGCCTGAGTTTACCAGGAAGTGCCAGTCCCTGCTGAACCGCTGGCGGGAGAAGGTGTTTGCCCTCATGGTGCAGCTAAAGGCCCAGGAGCTGGAACACAGCGACTCTGTTAAGCAGCTGAAGGGACAG CTTTTAGCTCTAGAGGCCCCCGCCCAGCTTCATCTCCTCCCCCAGGTGACCTCACTCCAGGAACAAGTAACAGCCCAGAGCCAGGAGCAGGCCATTCTGCAGCGATCCCTGGAGGACAAAGCCGCAGAGGTGGAGGTGGAGCGGATGGGTTCCAGG GGCCTGCAGTTGGAGCTGAGCCGTGCTCAGGAGGCCAGGCGCCGGTGGCAGCAGCAGACAACCTCGGCCGAGGAGCAGCTGAGGCTTGTGGTCAATGCCGTCAGCAG CTGTCCCCTACCACCACCAGTCACAGACGTAAGCCTTGAGCTGCAGCAGCTGCGGGAAGAACGGAACCGCCTGGATGCAGAACTGCAGCTGAGTGCCCGCCTCATTCAGCAGGAGGTGGGCCGGGCTCGGGAACAAG GGGAGGCAGAGCGGCAGCAGCTGAGCAAGGTGGCCCAGCAGCTGGAGCAGGAGCTGCAGCAGACCCAGGAGTCCCTGGCTAGCTTGGGGCTGCAGCTGGAGGTGGCACGCCAGGGCCAGCAGGAGAGCACAGAGGAGGCTGCCAGTCTGCGGCAGGAGCTGACCCAGCAGCAGGACCTCTACAGGCAAG CCCTGCAAGAGAAGGTGGCTGAAGTGGAAACTCGGCTGCGGGAGCAACTGTCAGACACAGAGAGGAGGCTGAACGAGGCTCGGAGGGAGCATGCCAAGGCCG TGGTCTCCTTGCGCCAGATTCAGCGCAGAGCCGCCCAGGAAAAGGAGCGGAGCCAGGAACTCAGGCGTCTGCAGGAGGAGGCCCGGAAGGAGGAGGGGCAGCGACTGGCCCGGCGCTTGCAGGAGCTGGAGAGGGATAAGAACCTCATGCTG CAGCGACTGTTGGCAGTTCTTCCTTCCCTACTGGATAAGAAGAAATCTGTGGTGTCCAGCCCCAGGCCTCCAGAGTGTTCAGCATCCGTACCTGTAGCAGCAGCAGTACCCACCAGGGAATCCATAAAAG GGTCCCTCTCTGTCCTGCTCGATGACCTGCAGGGCTTGAGTGAAGCCATTTCCAAAGAGGAAGCTGTTTGTCAAGGAGACAACCTTGACAGATGCTCCAGCTCCAATCCCCAGATGAGCAGCTAA
- the CCHCR1 gene encoding coiled-coil alpha-helical rod protein 1 isoform X4, protein MWPHSAGARPWASTLIGKDPRVMAWWCLDGIPPGLAEPWRELWRWRSRPLHCVPPFSPLARGSRDHRNLRRRVKALPRILKGNIDGWRQNLEPSNNVEMFPPSGSTGLIPPSHFQARPLSTLPRMAPTWLSDIPLVQPPGHQDVSERRLDTQRPQVTMWKQDVSSDRQEPGRRGRSWELEGSQALSQQAEVIARQLQELRRLEEEVRLLRETSLQQKMRLEAQAMELEALAQAEKAGRAEAEGLRAALAGAEVVRKNLEEGSQRELEEVQRLHQEQLSSLTQAHQEALSSLTSKAEGLEQSLSSLETRRAGEAKELAEAQREAELLRKQLSKTQEDLEAQVTLVENLRKYVGEQVPPEVHSQTWELERQKFLENMQHLQEDRDGLHATAELLQVRVQSLTHILALQEEELTRKVQPSDSLEPEFTRKCQSLLNRWREKVFALMVQLKAQELEHSDSVKQLKGQVTSLQEQVTAQSQEQAILQRSLEDKAAEVEVERMGSRGLQLELSRAQEARRRWQQQTTSAEEQLRLVVNAVSSSQIWLESTMAKVEEAAARLPSLNNRLSYAVRKVHTIRGLTARKLALAQLRQESCPLPPPVTDVSLELQQLREERNRLDAELQLSARLIQQEVGRAREQGEAERQQLSKVAQQLEQELQQTQESLASLGLQLEVARQGQQESTEEAASLRQELTQQQDLYRQALQEKVAEVETRLREQLSDTERRLNEARREHAKAVVSLRQIQRRAAQEKERSQELRRLQEEARKEEGQRLARRLQELERDKNLMLATLQQEGLLSRYKQQRLLAVLPSLLDKKKSVVSSPRPPECSASVPVAAAVPTRESIKGSLSVLLDDLQGLSEAISKEEAVCQGDNLDRCSSSNPQMSS, encoded by the exons ATGTGGCCACATTCAGCTGGGGCCAGGCCTTGGGCCAGCACTTTAATAGGGAAGGACCCAAGAGTCATGGCCTGGTGGTGTCTGGATGGGATTCCCCCAGGCCTTGCTGAGCCATGGAGAGAACTCTGGAGATGGCGCTCAAGACCCCTGCACTGTGTACCTCCTTTCTCACCTCTGGCCAGGGGCAGCAGGGACCATAGAAACTTAAGGAGGAGGGTAAAGGCACTGCCCAGAATCCTGAAA GGGAACATAGATGGCTGGAGACAGAATCTAGAGCCTTCAAATAATGTGGAGATGTTTCCACCTTCAG GTTCCACTGGGCTGATTCCTCCCTCCCATTTTCAAGCTCGGCCCCTTTCAACTCTGCCGAGAATGGCTCCCACCTGGCTCTCAGACATTCCCCTGGTCCAACCCCCAGGCCATCAAGATGTCTCAGAGAGGCGACTAGACACCCAGAGACCTCAAGTGACCATGTGGAAACAGGATGTTTCCAGTGACAGGCAGGAGCCAGGGCGGAGAGGCAG GTCCTGGGAGCTGGAGGGGTCACAGGCCCTGAGCCAGCAGGCTGAGGTGATCGCTCGGCAGTTGCAAGAACTGCGGCGGCTGGAGGAGGAGGTCCGGCTCCTGCGGGAGACCTCACTGCAGCAGAAGATGAGGCTAGAGGCCCAGGCCATGGAGCTGGAGGCCCTGGCACAGGCAGAGAAGGCCGGCCGAGCTGAGGCCGAGGGCCTGCGTGCTGCTTTGGCTGGGGCTGAGGTCGTCCGGAAGAACTTGGAAGAGGGGAGCCAGCGCGAGCTGGAAGAGGTTCAGAGGCTGCACCAAGAGCAG CTGTCCTCTTTGACACAGGCTCACCAGGAGGCTCTTTCCAGTTTGACCAGCAAGGCCGAGGGCTTGGAGCAGTCTTTGAGTAGTCTGGAAACCAGGAGAGCAGGGGAAGCCAAGGAGCTGGCCGAGGCTCAGAGGGAGGCCGAGCTGCTTCGGAAGCAGCTGAG CAAGACCCAGGAAGACTTGGAGGCTCAGGTGACCCTGGTTGAGAATCTAAGAAAATATGTTGGGGAACAAGTCCCTCCTGAGGTCCACAGCCAGACATGGGAACTGGAGCGACAGAAGTTTCTGGAAAACATGCAG CACTTGCAGGAGGACCGGGATGGCCTGCACGCCACCGCGGAGCTGCTACAGGTGCGGGTGCAGAGCCTCACGCACATCCTCGCCCTGCAGGAGGAGGAGCTGACCAGGAAG GTTCAACCTTCAGATTCGCTGGAGCCTGAGTTTACCAGGAAGTGCCAGTCCCTGCTGAACCGCTGGCGGGAGAAGGTGTTTGCCCTCATGGTGCAGCTAAAGGCCCAGGAGCTGGAACACAGCGACTCTGTTAAGCAGCTGAAGGGACAG GTGACCTCACTCCAGGAACAAGTAACAGCCCAGAGCCAGGAGCAGGCCATTCTGCAGCGATCCCTGGAGGACAAAGCCGCAGAGGTGGAGGTGGAGCGGATGGGTTCCAGG GGCCTGCAGTTGGAGCTGAGCCGTGCTCAGGAGGCCAGGCGCCGGTGGCAGCAGCAGACAACCTCGGCCGAGGAGCAGCTGAGGCTTGTGGTCAATGCCGTCAGCAG CTCTCAGATCTGGCTCGAGAGCACCATGGCTAAGGTGGAAGAGGCTGCCGCCCGGCTTCCCAGCCTCAACAACCGACTCAGCTATGCTGTCCGCAAGGTCCACACCATTCGGG GCCTGACTGCTCGAAAGCTTGCCCTTGCTCAGCTGCGCCAGGAGAG CTGTCCCCTACCACCACCAGTCACAGACGTAAGCCTTGAGCTGCAGCAGCTGCGGGAAGAACGGAACCGCCTGGATGCAGAACTGCAGCTGAGTGCCCGCCTCATTCAGCAGGAGGTGGGCCGGGCTCGGGAACAAG GGGAGGCAGAGCGGCAGCAGCTGAGCAAGGTGGCCCAGCAGCTGGAGCAGGAGCTGCAGCAGACCCAGGAGTCCCTGGCTAGCTTGGGGCTGCAGCTGGAGGTGGCACGCCAGGGCCAGCAGGAGAGCACAGAGGAGGCTGCCAGTCTGCGGCAGGAGCTGACCCAGCAGCAGGACCTCTACAGGCAAG CCCTGCAAGAGAAGGTGGCTGAAGTGGAAACTCGGCTGCGGGAGCAACTGTCAGACACAGAGAGGAGGCTGAACGAGGCTCGGAGGGAGCATGCCAAGGCCG TGGTCTCCTTGCGCCAGATTCAGCGCAGAGCCGCCCAGGAAAAGGAGCGGAGCCAGGAACTCAGGCGTCTGCAGGAGGAGGCCCGGAAGGAGGAGGGGCAGCGACTGGCCCGGCGCTTGCAGGAGCTGGAGAGGGATAAGAACCTCATGCTG GCCACCTTGCAGCAGGAGGGTCTCCTCTCCCGTTACAAGCAGCAGCGACTGTTGGCAGTTCTTCCTTCCCTACTGGATAAGAAGAAATCTGTGGTGTCCAGCCCCAGGCCTCCAGAGTGTTCAGCATCCGTACCTGTAGCAGCAGCAGTACCCACCAGGGAATCCATAAAAG GGTCCCTCTCTGTCCTGCTCGATGACCTGCAGGGCTTGAGTGAAGCCATTTCCAAAGAGGAAGCTGTTTGTCAAGGAGACAACCTTGACAGATGCTCCAGCTCCAATCCCCAGATGAGCAGCTAA
- the CCHCR1 gene encoding coiled-coil alpha-helical rod protein 1 isoform X6, translating into MWPHSAGARPWASTLIGKDPRVMAWWCLDGIPPGLAEPWRELWRWRSRPLHCVPPFSPLARGSRDHRNLRRRVKALPRILKGNIDGWRQNLEPSNNVEMFPPSGSTGLIPPSHFQARPLSTLPRMAPTWLSDIPLVQPPGHQDVSERRLDTQRPQVTMWKQDVSSDRQEPGRRGRSWELEGSQALSQQAEVIARQLQELRRLEEEVRLLRETSLQQKMRLEAQAMELEALAQAEKAGRAEAEGLRAALAGAEVVRKNLEEGSQRELEEVQRLHQEQLSSLTQAHQEALSSLTSKAEGLEQSLSSLETRRAGEAKELAEAQREAELLRKQLSKTQEDLEAQVTLVENLRKYVGEQVPPEVHSQTWELERQKFLENMQHLQEDRDGLHATAELLQVRVQSLTHILALQEEELTRKVQPSDSLEPEFTRKCQSLLNRWREKVFALMVQLKAQELEHSDSVKQLKGQVTSLQEQVTAQSQEQAILQRSLEDKAAEVEVERMGSRGLQLELSRAQEARRRWQQQTTSAEEQLRLVVNAVSSSQIWLESTMAKVEEAAARLPSLNNRLSYAVRKVHTIRGLTARKLALAQLRQESCPLPPPVTDVSLELQQLREERNRLDAELQLSARLIQQEVGRAREQGEAERQQLSKVAQQLEQELQQTQESLASLGLQLEVARQGQQESTEEAASLRQELTQQQDLYRQALQEKVAEVETRLREQLSDTERRLNEARREHAKAVVSLRQIQRRAAQEKERSQELRRLQEEARKEEGQRLARRLQELERDKNLMLQRLLAVLPSLLDKKKSVVSSPRPPECSASVPVAAAVPTRESIKGSLSVLLDDLQGLSEAISKEEAVCQGDNLDRCSSSNPQMSS; encoded by the exons ATGTGGCCACATTCAGCTGGGGCCAGGCCTTGGGCCAGCACTTTAATAGGGAAGGACCCAAGAGTCATGGCCTGGTGGTGTCTGGATGGGATTCCCCCAGGCCTTGCTGAGCCATGGAGAGAACTCTGGAGATGGCGCTCAAGACCCCTGCACTGTGTACCTCCTTTCTCACCTCTGGCCAGGGGCAGCAGGGACCATAGAAACTTAAGGAGGAGGGTAAAGGCACTGCCCAGAATCCTGAAA GGGAACATAGATGGCTGGAGACAGAATCTAGAGCCTTCAAATAATGTGGAGATGTTTCCACCTTCAG GTTCCACTGGGCTGATTCCTCCCTCCCATTTTCAAGCTCGGCCCCTTTCAACTCTGCCGAGAATGGCTCCCACCTGGCTCTCAGACATTCCCCTGGTCCAACCCCCAGGCCATCAAGATGTCTCAGAGAGGCGACTAGACACCCAGAGACCTCAAGTGACCATGTGGAAACAGGATGTTTCCAGTGACAGGCAGGAGCCAGGGCGGAGAGGCAG GTCCTGGGAGCTGGAGGGGTCACAGGCCCTGAGCCAGCAGGCTGAGGTGATCGCTCGGCAGTTGCAAGAACTGCGGCGGCTGGAGGAGGAGGTCCGGCTCCTGCGGGAGACCTCACTGCAGCAGAAGATGAGGCTAGAGGCCCAGGCCATGGAGCTGGAGGCCCTGGCACAGGCAGAGAAGGCCGGCCGAGCTGAGGCCGAGGGCCTGCGTGCTGCTTTGGCTGGGGCTGAGGTCGTCCGGAAGAACTTGGAAGAGGGGAGCCAGCGCGAGCTGGAAGAGGTTCAGAGGCTGCACCAAGAGCAG CTGTCCTCTTTGACACAGGCTCACCAGGAGGCTCTTTCCAGTTTGACCAGCAAGGCCGAGGGCTTGGAGCAGTCTTTGAGTAGTCTGGAAACCAGGAGAGCAGGGGAAGCCAAGGAGCTGGCCGAGGCTCAGAGGGAGGCCGAGCTGCTTCGGAAGCAGCTGAG CAAGACCCAGGAAGACTTGGAGGCTCAGGTGACCCTGGTTGAGAATCTAAGAAAATATGTTGGGGAACAAGTCCCTCCTGAGGTCCACAGCCAGACATGGGAACTGGAGCGACAGAAGTTTCTGGAAAACATGCAG CACTTGCAGGAGGACCGGGATGGCCTGCACGCCACCGCGGAGCTGCTACAGGTGCGGGTGCAGAGCCTCACGCACATCCTCGCCCTGCAGGAGGAGGAGCTGACCAGGAAG GTTCAACCTTCAGATTCGCTGGAGCCTGAGTTTACCAGGAAGTGCCAGTCCCTGCTGAACCGCTGGCGGGAGAAGGTGTTTGCCCTCATGGTGCAGCTAAAGGCCCAGGAGCTGGAACACAGCGACTCTGTTAAGCAGCTGAAGGGACAG GTGACCTCACTCCAGGAACAAGTAACAGCCCAGAGCCAGGAGCAGGCCATTCTGCAGCGATCCCTGGAGGACAAAGCCGCAGAGGTGGAGGTGGAGCGGATGGGTTCCAGG GGCCTGCAGTTGGAGCTGAGCCGTGCTCAGGAGGCCAGGCGCCGGTGGCAGCAGCAGACAACCTCGGCCGAGGAGCAGCTGAGGCTTGTGGTCAATGCCGTCAGCAG CTCTCAGATCTGGCTCGAGAGCACCATGGCTAAGGTGGAAGAGGCTGCCGCCCGGCTTCCCAGCCTCAACAACCGACTCAGCTATGCTGTCCGCAAGGTCCACACCATTCGGG GCCTGACTGCTCGAAAGCTTGCCCTTGCTCAGCTGCGCCAGGAGAG CTGTCCCCTACCACCACCAGTCACAGACGTAAGCCTTGAGCTGCAGCAGCTGCGGGAAGAACGGAACCGCCTGGATGCAGAACTGCAGCTGAGTGCCCGCCTCATTCAGCAGGAGGTGGGCCGGGCTCGGGAACAAG GGGAGGCAGAGCGGCAGCAGCTGAGCAAGGTGGCCCAGCAGCTGGAGCAGGAGCTGCAGCAGACCCAGGAGTCCCTGGCTAGCTTGGGGCTGCAGCTGGAGGTGGCACGCCAGGGCCAGCAGGAGAGCACAGAGGAGGCTGCCAGTCTGCGGCAGGAGCTGACCCAGCAGCAGGACCTCTACAGGCAAG CCCTGCAAGAGAAGGTGGCTGAAGTGGAAACTCGGCTGCGGGAGCAACTGTCAGACACAGAGAGGAGGCTGAACGAGGCTCGGAGGGAGCATGCCAAGGCCG TGGTCTCCTTGCGCCAGATTCAGCGCAGAGCCGCCCAGGAAAAGGAGCGGAGCCAGGAACTCAGGCGTCTGCAGGAGGAGGCCCGGAAGGAGGAGGGGCAGCGACTGGCCCGGCGCTTGCAGGAGCTGGAGAGGGATAAGAACCTCATGCTG CAGCGACTGTTGGCAGTTCTTCCTTCCCTACTGGATAAGAAGAAATCTGTGGTGTCCAGCCCCAGGCCTCCAGAGTGTTCAGCATCCGTACCTGTAGCAGCAGCAGTACCCACCAGGGAATCCATAAAAG GGTCCCTCTCTGTCCTGCTCGATGACCTGCAGGGCTTGAGTGAAGCCATTTCCAAAGAGGAAGCTGTTTGTCAAGGAGACAACCTTGACAGATGCTCCAGCTCCAATCCCCAGATGAGCAGCTAA
- the CCHCR1 gene encoding coiled-coil alpha-helical rod protein 1 isoform X7 yields MWPHSAGARPWASTLIGKDPRVMAWWCLDGIPPGLAEPWRELWRWRSRPLHCVPPFSPLARGSRDHRNLRRRVKALPRILKGNIDGWRQNLEPSNNVEMFPPSGSTGLIPPSHFQARPLSTLPRMAPTWLSDIPLVQPPGHQDVSERRLDTQRPQVTMWKQDVSSDRQEPGRRGRSWELEGSQALSQQAEVIARQLQELRRLEEEVRLLRETSLQQKMRLEAQAMELEALAQAEKAGRAEAEGLRAALAGAEVVRKNLEEGSQRELEEVQRLHQEQLSSLTQAHQEALSSLTSKAEGLEQSLSSLETRRAGEAKELAEAQREAELLRKQLSKTQEDLEAQVTLVENLRKYVGEQVPPEVHSQTWELERQKFLENMQHLQEDRDGLHATAELLQVRVQSLTHILALQEEELTRKVQPSDSLEPEFTRKCQSLLNRWREKVFALMVQLKAQELEHSDSVKQLKGQGLQLELSRAQEARRRWQQQTTSAEEQLRLVVNAVSSSQIWLESTMAKVEEAAARLPSLNNRLSYAVRKVHTIRGLTARKLALAQLRQESCPLPPPVTDVSLELQQLREERNRLDAELQLSARLIQQEVGRAREQGEAERQQLSKVAQQLEQELQQTQESLASLGLQLEVARQGQQESTEEAASLRQELTQQQDLYRQALQEKVAEVETRLREQLSDTERRLNEARREHAKAVVSLRQIQRRAAQEKERSQELRRLQEEARKEEGQRLARRLQELERDKNLMLATLQQEGLLSRYKQQRLLAVLPSLLDKKKSVVSSPRPPECSASVPVAAAVPTRESIKGSLSVLLDDLQGLSEAISKEEAVCQGDNLDRCSSSNPQMSS; encoded by the exons ATGTGGCCACATTCAGCTGGGGCCAGGCCTTGGGCCAGCACTTTAATAGGGAAGGACCCAAGAGTCATGGCCTGGTGGTGTCTGGATGGGATTCCCCCAGGCCTTGCTGAGCCATGGAGAGAACTCTGGAGATGGCGCTCAAGACCCCTGCACTGTGTACCTCCTTTCTCACCTCTGGCCAGGGGCAGCAGGGACCATAGAAACTTAAGGAGGAGGGTAAAGGCACTGCCCAGAATCCTGAAA GGGAACATAGATGGCTGGAGACAGAATCTAGAGCCTTCAAATAATGTGGAGATGTTTCCACCTTCAG GTTCCACTGGGCTGATTCCTCCCTCCCATTTTCAAGCTCGGCCCCTTTCAACTCTGCCGAGAATGGCTCCCACCTGGCTCTCAGACATTCCCCTGGTCCAACCCCCAGGCCATCAAGATGTCTCAGAGAGGCGACTAGACACCCAGAGACCTCAAGTGACCATGTGGAAACAGGATGTTTCCAGTGACAGGCAGGAGCCAGGGCGGAGAGGCAG GTCCTGGGAGCTGGAGGGGTCACAGGCCCTGAGCCAGCAGGCTGAGGTGATCGCTCGGCAGTTGCAAGAACTGCGGCGGCTGGAGGAGGAGGTCCGGCTCCTGCGGGAGACCTCACTGCAGCAGAAGATGAGGCTAGAGGCCCAGGCCATGGAGCTGGAGGCCCTGGCACAGGCAGAGAAGGCCGGCCGAGCTGAGGCCGAGGGCCTGCGTGCTGCTTTGGCTGGGGCTGAGGTCGTCCGGAAGAACTTGGAAGAGGGGAGCCAGCGCGAGCTGGAAGAGGTTCAGAGGCTGCACCAAGAGCAG CTGTCCTCTTTGACACAGGCTCACCAGGAGGCTCTTTCCAGTTTGACCAGCAAGGCCGAGGGCTTGGAGCAGTCTTTGAGTAGTCTGGAAACCAGGAGAGCAGGGGAAGCCAAGGAGCTGGCCGAGGCTCAGAGGGAGGCCGAGCTGCTTCGGAAGCAGCTGAG CAAGACCCAGGAAGACTTGGAGGCTCAGGTGACCCTGGTTGAGAATCTAAGAAAATATGTTGGGGAACAAGTCCCTCCTGAGGTCCACAGCCAGACATGGGAACTGGAGCGACAGAAGTTTCTGGAAAACATGCAG CACTTGCAGGAGGACCGGGATGGCCTGCACGCCACCGCGGAGCTGCTACAGGTGCGGGTGCAGAGCCTCACGCACATCCTCGCCCTGCAGGAGGAGGAGCTGACCAGGAAG GTTCAACCTTCAGATTCGCTGGAGCCTGAGTTTACCAGGAAGTGCCAGTCCCTGCTGAACCGCTGGCGGGAGAAGGTGTTTGCCCTCATGGTGCAGCTAAAGGCCCAGGAGCTGGAACACAGCGACTCTGTTAAGCAGCTGAAGGGACAG GGCCTGCAGTTGGAGCTGAGCCGTGCTCAGGAGGCCAGGCGCCGGTGGCAGCAGCAGACAACCTCGGCCGAGGAGCAGCTGAGGCTTGTGGTCAATGCCGTCAGCAG CTCTCAGATCTGGCTCGAGAGCACCATGGCTAAGGTGGAAGAGGCTGCCGCCCGGCTTCCCAGCCTCAACAACCGACTCAGCTATGCTGTCCGCAAGGTCCACACCATTCGGG GCCTGACTGCTCGAAAGCTTGCCCTTGCTCAGCTGCGCCAGGAGAG CTGTCCCCTACCACCACCAGTCACAGACGTAAGCCTTGAGCTGCAGCAGCTGCGGGAAGAACGGAACCGCCTGGATGCAGAACTGCAGCTGAGTGCCCGCCTCATTCAGCAGGAGGTGGGCCGGGCTCGGGAACAAG GGGAGGCAGAGCGGCAGCAGCTGAGCAAGGTGGCCCAGCAGCTGGAGCAGGAGCTGCAGCAGACCCAGGAGTCCCTGGCTAGCTTGGGGCTGCAGCTGGAGGTGGCACGCCAGGGCCAGCAGGAGAGCACAGAGGAGGCTGCCAGTCTGCGGCAGGAGCTGACCCAGCAGCAGGACCTCTACAGGCAAG CCCTGCAAGAGAAGGTGGCTGAAGTGGAAACTCGGCTGCGGGAGCAACTGTCAGACACAGAGAGGAGGCTGAACGAGGCTCGGAGGGAGCATGCCAAGGCCG TGGTCTCCTTGCGCCAGATTCAGCGCAGAGCCGCCCAGGAAAAGGAGCGGAGCCAGGAACTCAGGCGTCTGCAGGAGGAGGCCCGGAAGGAGGAGGGGCAGCGACTGGCCCGGCGCTTGCAGGAGCTGGAGAGGGATAAGAACCTCATGCTG GCCACCTTGCAGCAGGAGGGTCTCCTCTCCCGTTACAAGCAGCAGCGACTGTTGGCAGTTCTTCCTTCCCTACTGGATAAGAAGAAATCTGTGGTGTCCAGCCCCAGGCCTCCAGAGTGTTCAGCATCCGTACCTGTAGCAGCAGCAGTACCCACCAGGGAATCCATAAAAG GGTCCCTCTCTGTCCTGCTCGATGACCTGCAGGGCTTGAGTGAAGCCATTTCCAAAGAGGAAGCTGTTTGTCAAGGAGACAACCTTGACAGATGCTCCAGCTCCAATCCCCAGATGAGCAGCTAA